A genomic stretch from Marinobacter fonticola includes:
- the bioF gene encoding 8-amino-7-oxononanoate synthase — protein sequence MRDFKAELEQRREKGLYRWRRQVETPQRPDMIVDGRSVLSFCSNDYLGLANHPDAIAAVREALPETGVGGGASHLICGHHSAHHRLEQSLANFSRREAALFFSTGYMANMGVVSALAGRGDTIFSDQLNHASLIDGCILSRAQIKRYPHADMAALEALLADTDGHKLVVTDGVFSMDGDIAPLPELVALCKQHDALLVVDDAHGFGCVGPEGRGSAAHFGLSQDDVPIVIGTLGKAFGTSGAFVAGSALMMDYLVQKARTYIYTTAMPPAVAQATCTSIRLVREADDRREHLARLVVRFRREAARLGYALMPSDTPIQPIMVGDAWSALALSKALEARGIWVTAIRPPTVPEGESRLRVTFSASHTEAHLDKLLSALGDAQRELPGHAA from the coding sequence GTGCGCGACTTTAAAGCTGAGCTTGAGCAGCGACGCGAGAAGGGGTTATACCGCTGGCGTCGCCAGGTCGAAACACCGCAGCGGCCGGATATGATCGTCGACGGTCGCTCGGTACTCTCCTTCTGCAGCAACGATTATCTGGGCCTTGCCAACCACCCGGACGCGATTGCCGCCGTCCGGGAGGCGTTGCCGGAAACCGGCGTGGGTGGTGGCGCCTCCCACCTGATCTGTGGCCACCATTCCGCCCACCATCGCCTGGAGCAGTCTCTGGCAAATTTTTCCCGCCGTGAAGCCGCACTGTTCTTCTCCACCGGCTACATGGCAAATATGGGGGTTGTCAGCGCTCTGGCTGGGCGCGGCGATACTATTTTTTCCGACCAGCTCAATCATGCCTCCCTGATCGATGGCTGTATTCTCAGTCGAGCCCAGATCAAACGGTACCCGCATGCTGATATGGCGGCGCTGGAAGCACTGCTCGCTGACACGGATGGACACAAGCTGGTTGTCACCGACGGCGTGTTCAGTATGGATGGCGATATCGCGCCCCTACCCGAGTTAGTGGCGTTGTGCAAACAACACGACGCATTGCTGGTGGTCGACGACGCCCATGGCTTCGGTTGTGTGGGGCCCGAAGGGCGTGGTAGCGCGGCCCATTTTGGTCTGAGCCAGGACGACGTGCCCATTGTCATCGGCACACTGGGCAAGGCCTTCGGTACCAGCGGTGCCTTCGTGGCGGGTTCGGCCCTAATGATGGATTATCTGGTGCAGAAAGCGCGCACGTACATTTACACGACGGCCATGCCGCCCGCTGTTGCCCAAGCCACTTGTACCAGTATTCGGCTGGTGCGCGAGGCTGACGACAGGCGCGAGCACCTGGCCCGTCTGGTCGTTCGTTTCCGCCGTGAGGCTGCTCGCCTGGGATATGCCTTGATGCCGTCCGATACGCCGATTCAACCCATTATGGTGGGCGATGCGTGGTCGGCGCTGGCACTGAGCAAGGCACTGGAAGCTCGCGGTATCTGGGTGACTGCTATCCGGCCGCCAACGGTCCCGGAAGGCGAATCCCGTCTGCGAGTGACCTTCAGTGCATCCCATACCGAAGCGCATCTCGACAAGCTATTGAGCGCCCTCGGCGATGCCCAGCGCGAACTGCCGGGCCACGCGGCATGA
- a CDS encoding flagellar biosynthesis protein FlgE — translation MINNSFAIGIQGVQDGMAGMEASARKIARAGTDGPQGTNTDSGNSLIEPIIELNLYARSVEASAQVVKTADETVGTLLDIMA, via the coding sequence ATGATCAATAATAGTTTTGCGATTGGTATCCAGGGCGTTCAAGACGGTATGGCCGGTATGGAGGCCTCCGCCCGCAAGATTGCCCGCGCCGGGACAGATGGGCCGCAGGGTACGAATACCGATAGCGGCAACAGTCTGATCGAGCCGATCATTGAATTGAATCTCTATGCCCGTAGCGTCGAGGCTTCTGCCCAAGTGGTGAAGACCGCTGACGAAACCGTTGGGACTCTGTTGGATATCATGGCCTAA
- the bioB gene encoding biotin synthase BioB, translating to MTATSIRHDWTLAEIRDLLALPFNDLVFRAQSVHREHFDPNEVQVSTLLSIKTGACPEDCKYCPQSGHYNTGLEKEKLLEIENVVAEAKAAREKGASRFCMGAAWRSPTKKDMPYVLDMVRQVKSLGLETCMTLGMLNEGQAGELAEAGLDYYNHNLDTSEKFYNHIITTRTYQDRLDTLETVRKAGMKVCCGGIMGMGEDEDDRAGLLMQLANLPHHPESVPINMLVKVAGTPLEDVDDLDPFEFVRTIAVARIVMPASHVRLSAGREQMNDQMQALCFLAGANSIFYGEKLLTTSNPEADHDRQLFQRLGIRPEQRGEPHTDNEREAGLIEAMEQERNRHLFYDAAERKSA from the coding sequence ATGACTGCCACTTCGATTCGCCACGACTGGACGCTTGCCGAAATTCGTGATTTGCTCGCTCTGCCGTTTAATGATCTGGTGTTCCGCGCCCAGAGCGTGCATCGGGAGCATTTCGATCCGAATGAAGTTCAGGTAAGCACATTGCTTTCGATTAAGACCGGTGCCTGCCCTGAAGACTGCAAGTATTGCCCTCAGAGCGGTCACTACAACACCGGTCTGGAAAAGGAAAAGCTGCTCGAAATCGAGAACGTTGTCGCCGAGGCGAAGGCGGCACGGGAAAAAGGCGCTTCGCGCTTCTGTATGGGCGCTGCCTGGCGCAGTCCCACCAAAAAAGACATGCCCTACGTACTGGACATGGTACGCCAGGTAAAGTCCCTGGGCCTCGAAACCTGCATGACGCTGGGTATGCTGAACGAGGGTCAGGCGGGTGAGCTGGCCGAAGCCGGGTTGGATTATTACAACCACAACCTGGATACCTCCGAGAAGTTCTACAACCACATTATCACGACGCGGACTTACCAGGATCGCCTGGATACTCTGGAAACCGTGCGCAAGGCAGGCATGAAAGTATGCTGTGGCGGGATCATGGGCATGGGCGAGGATGAGGATGACCGCGCCGGCCTGCTGATGCAGCTCGCTAACCTGCCACACCATCCCGAGAGTGTGCCCATCAATATGCTGGTGAAAGTCGCCGGCACGCCACTGGAGGATGTGGACGATCTGGATCCCTTCGAGTTTGTGCGTACTATCGCCGTCGCTCGAATTGTCATGCCCGCATCTCACGTGCGCCTTTCGGCTGGACGCGAACAAATGAACGACCAGATGCAGGCCCTATGCTTCCTGGCGGGCGCCAATTCCATCTTCTATGGCGAGAAGTTGCTGACCACCTCGAACCCGGAAGCCGACCATGATCGGCAGTTGTTTCAGCGCCTGGGTATCCGTCCGGAACAGCGTGGCGAGCCTCATACGGATAACGAGCGCGAGGCAGGGCTCATCGAGGCGATGGAGCAGGAGCGCAACCGCCATCTGTTCTACGATGCGGCCGAGCGTAAGTCTGCCTGA
- the cmoA gene encoding carboxy-S-adenosyl-L-methionine synthase CmoA: MNPPNNGKDDKVLFETDRIYTSTASEGGDFRFDTAVARVFPDMIRRSVPGYTTIIPMIGVITERFARDDTRCYDLGCSLGASTLAMRHGVGDRRCRIIGIDNSSDMIERCQHFIALDDHPATVELRCEDILDSDIRDASVSTLNFTLQFVDPERRPQLLERIAHGTLPGGALILSEKIRFESDWEQSTQTELHHDFKRANGYSDLEISQKRCALEQVLIPETIATHRERLLAAGFDQVTLWYQCFNFVSLLAVKA; encoded by the coding sequence ATGAACCCACCGAATAACGGTAAAGACGATAAAGTCCTCTTTGAAACGGACCGCATCTATACCTCTACCGCGTCCGAGGGCGGAGATTTCCGCTTCGATACTGCGGTAGCCCGCGTGTTCCCCGATATGATTCGCCGTTCGGTACCGGGCTACACCACCATCATTCCGATGATTGGCGTCATTACCGAGCGCTTTGCCCGTGACGATACCCGCTGCTACGACCTGGGCTGTTCGCTGGGGGCGTCGACACTCGCCATGCGTCACGGCGTCGGCGACCGGCGCTGCCGGATTATCGGCATCGACAATTCCAGCGACATGATCGAGCGCTGCCAGCATTTCATCGCCCTGGACGATCATCCTGCCACAGTGGAGCTGCGCTGCGAGGACATACTCGACAGCGATATACGCGACGCGTCGGTTAGCACTCTCAACTTCACGCTTCAGTTTGTCGATCCCGAACGTCGTCCGCAACTCCTAGAGCGCATCGCCCATGGCACGCTGCCTGGCGGCGCGCTCATTCTATCGGAGAAGATCCGCTTCGAAAGCGACTGGGAGCAGTCAACCCAAACTGAGTTACATCACGACTTCAAGCGGGCCAATGGCTATTCCGATCTGGAAATCAGCCAGAAACGCTGCGCTCTGGAACAAGTCCTGATTCCCGAAACCATCGCCACCCACCGCGAACGACTGCTGGCCGCCGGATTCGACCAAGTTACGCTGTGGTATCAATGCTTTAACTTTGTATCACTGCTTGCCGTCAAAGCCTAA
- a CDS encoding NAD(P)/FAD-dependent oxidoreductase yields the protein MTLERYSVDTVVIGAGVVGLACARELALAGQDVVVLEQSGHWGEGTSSRNSEVIHAGLYYPPDSLKARFCVAGREALYAYCEQRNIPHRRTGKWIIATASEQAPALQAVVDRASACGVPLDWVNEAGVAQALPEVTALSGLFSPTTGIVDSHALMLSLLADVEASDGMLICRAPVQSVNSADEPGRHVVTVGGASPCELAASRVINAAGLDAIALLERWVGYPQGVRPAQYYARGSYFSYSGRHPFDTLVYPVPEPGGLGIHLTLDLAGQARFGPDVEWIDRVDYSVDPARRDAFAESIRRWWPALEPNRLQPAYAGVRPKLGNAQAGFQDFLIQTETAHGLPGVVQLLGIESPGLTASLSLGRYVAGLVA from the coding sequence ATGACGTTGGAACGCTATTCAGTAGATACGGTGGTGATCGGAGCTGGCGTCGTGGGTTTGGCCTGCGCTCGTGAGCTGGCCCTTGCAGGTCAGGACGTCGTGGTGCTTGAGCAAAGCGGCCATTGGGGGGAGGGGACCTCGTCACGGAACAGCGAGGTGATTCACGCCGGGCTCTACTATCCCCCTGATTCCCTCAAGGCCCGTTTTTGCGTCGCGGGACGCGAAGCCTTGTACGCCTACTGCGAACAACGGAATATTCCCCACCGGCGGACCGGCAAATGGATAATCGCCACGGCCTCGGAGCAGGCACCGGCCCTCCAGGCTGTTGTCGATCGGGCCAGTGCCTGTGGTGTGCCCTTGGACTGGGTTAACGAAGCGGGTGTTGCCCAAGCGTTGCCGGAGGTTACCGCGCTTTCCGGGCTTTTTTCGCCCACCACGGGCATTGTCGACAGCCACGCCCTGATGCTGTCGCTACTGGCGGATGTGGAAGCCAGTGATGGCATGCTGATCTGTCGTGCACCGGTGCAGTCCGTGAACAGTGCTGACGAGCCGGGGCGGCATGTTGTGACTGTAGGTGGGGCGTCTCCTTGTGAACTGGCGGCCAGCCGTGTGATCAACGCCGCCGGTCTCGATGCCATCGCGCTGCTTGAGCGCTGGGTGGGCTATCCCCAGGGTGTTAGGCCCGCGCAGTACTACGCCCGGGGCTCATATTTCAGTTATTCCGGACGGCATCCGTTCGATACCCTGGTCTATCCGGTTCCTGAACCCGGTGGCCTGGGCATTCATTTGACCCTCGATCTTGCCGGGCAGGCGCGCTTCGGGCCCGATGTGGAGTGGATCGACCGGGTGGATTACAGCGTCGATCCGGCCCGTCGCGATGCCTTCGCCGAATCGATCCGGCGCTGGTGGCCGGCATTGGAGCCGAACCGGCTGCAACCTGCCTATGCCGGTGTCAGACCCAAACTTGGGAACGCCCAGGCCGGGTTTCAGGATTTTCTGATCCAAACCGAAACCGCTCACGGATTGCCGGGGGTGGTGCAACTGCTGGGTATTGAATCGCCGGGACTTACGGCCAGTTTATCTCTTGGCCGCTACGTGGCTGGTTTAGTTGCCTAA
- a CDS encoding putative metalloprotease CJM1_0395 family protein — MSLALSASPYFLSPTVNSPGQVPVVRSSAPVNPADSASADKQFTSNPPTKSQASDEKRGQADAGNPESRTVNGQSLEESELAALEDLKARDREVRAHEAAHQSVGGQYAGAVSYTYSRGPDGVQYATGGEVPIDVAPVANNPQATIDKMRTVRAAALAPAEPSTQDRQVAAQAMQTMLQAQVELAAERRSPSEEDSSAPEESKEDRPNNRQRQQAETAYQGISSLNDPAPSANFQATA, encoded by the coding sequence GTGTCCCTAGCACTATCCGCCTCACCCTATTTTCTCTCGCCGACTGTCAATTCGCCTGGCCAGGTGCCAGTGGTGCGGTCGTCCGCGCCCGTAAACCCCGCTGATAGCGCATCCGCTGACAAGCAGTTCACTAGCAATCCGCCCACCAAGAGCCAGGCTTCTGACGAAAAAAGGGGCCAAGCTGACGCTGGAAACCCTGAATCACGCACGGTGAACGGTCAGTCTCTCGAAGAGTCTGAGCTGGCCGCACTGGAAGACCTCAAGGCCCGGGATCGCGAAGTAAGGGCTCACGAGGCCGCGCATCAGTCGGTAGGTGGCCAATACGCCGGTGCGGTGAGCTACACCTACAGCCGAGGCCCGGACGGCGTGCAGTATGCCACGGGCGGCGAGGTGCCCATCGATGTGGCGCCGGTAGCCAACAATCCGCAGGCGACGATCGACAAGATGCGCACTGTCCGCGCCGCGGCACTTGCGCCCGCCGAACCCTCCACTCAGGACCGTCAGGTGGCGGCGCAGGCGATGCAGACAATGCTGCAGGCGCAGGTCGAGCTCGCCGCCGAGCGTCGTTCCCCATCCGAAGAGGATTCGAGTGCCCCCGAAGAGTCTAAAGAGGATAGGCCGAACAACCGTCAACGGCAGCAAGCCGAAACGGCCTATCAAGGTATCTCCAGCCTAAATGACCCAGCCCCTTCCGCGAACTTTCAGGCAACTGCCTGA
- a CDS encoding acyl-CoA dehydrogenase C-terminal domain-containing protein, whose product MPEYKAPLRDIKFVMSELLESEQHYANLDGADDATPDMVDAIIQEGAKFCEQVLSPLNQVGDREGCTWSEDGVKTPTGFKEAYQQYVEGGWPSMTADPNYGGQGLPHSIGLVVSEMVGTSNWSWGMYPGLSHGATNTIQAHGTEEQKQTYLTKLISGEWTGTMCLTEPHCGSDLGTLRSKAEPNADGTYSISGTKIFISAGEHDMAENIVHIVLARLPGAPEGTKGISLFIVPKFMPSEDGALGERNAVSCGSLEHKMGIHGNSTCVMNFDGAKGWLIGPENRGLNCMFTFMNTARIGTAIQGLGASELGFQGSLVYAKERLAMRSLSGPKNPEGIADPIIVHPDVRRMLLTQKAVSEGARALIYLAGQQVDVVHSGKSEEDRQAADALLGFLTPIAKAFLTEIGYESANLGMQVFGGHGFISEWGMEQNVRDARIGMIYEGTTGIQALDLLGRKVLMTQGEALKVFTKRVHIFCKENADNEQLKEFVEPLQAINKEWGDLTMKVGMNAMKNREEVGAASVDYLMYSGYAVFAYLWARMAKVALDKMADGTSEEMFYNAKVQTARFYFKRMLPRSKAHAETMLAGADSLMDMPEEAFVF is encoded by the coding sequence ATGCCTGAGTACAAAGCGCCCCTGCGTGACATCAAGTTTGTTATGTCCGAGCTGCTGGAGAGCGAGCAGCACTACGCCAATCTGGACGGCGCCGACGATGCGACTCCGGATATGGTCGATGCCATCATCCAGGAAGGCGCGAAGTTCTGTGAGCAGGTTCTATCCCCGTTAAACCAAGTGGGTGACCGGGAAGGCTGTACCTGGAGCGAAGACGGCGTCAAGACGCCGACTGGCTTCAAGGAAGCCTACCAGCAGTATGTCGAAGGCGGCTGGCCCTCGATGACCGCGGATCCGAACTACGGTGGGCAGGGCCTGCCGCACTCTATTGGCTTGGTTGTCAGCGAAATGGTTGGCACCTCGAACTGGTCCTGGGGTATGTACCCGGGGCTGAGCCATGGTGCGACCAATACCATCCAGGCTCACGGTACCGAAGAGCAGAAGCAGACCTACCTCACCAAGCTGATCAGTGGTGAGTGGACCGGCACCATGTGTCTGACCGAGCCCCACTGCGGTTCGGACTTGGGCACCTTACGCAGCAAGGCAGAGCCGAATGCCGACGGCACTTACAGCATTAGCGGCACCAAGATCTTCATCTCTGCCGGTGAGCATGATATGGCCGAGAACATCGTCCATATCGTCCTGGCTCGGCTGCCAGGCGCGCCGGAAGGTACCAAGGGGATTTCCCTGTTCATCGTACCCAAGTTCATGCCCAGCGAAGATGGCGCCCTGGGCGAGCGCAACGCGGTATCCTGTGGCTCTCTGGAGCACAAGATGGGTATCCACGGCAATTCCACGTGCGTGATGAACTTTGATGGCGCCAAAGGCTGGTTGATCGGGCCGGAGAATAGAGGCCTGAACTGCATGTTCACCTTTATGAACACGGCCCGTATCGGTACCGCGATCCAAGGGTTGGGCGCGTCCGAGCTGGGCTTCCAGGGCTCGCTGGTCTACGCGAAGGAGCGTCTGGCCATGCGTTCTTTGAGTGGTCCGAAGAACCCGGAAGGCATTGCCGACCCGATCATCGTCCACCCTGACGTACGCCGTATGCTGCTGACTCAAAAAGCGGTTTCTGAAGGTGCCCGTGCGCTGATTTACCTGGCCGGTCAGCAAGTGGACGTTGTTCACAGCGGTAAGAGTGAGGAAGATCGCCAAGCCGCCGATGCGTTGCTGGGCTTCCTGACGCCGATTGCCAAGGCGTTCCTGACTGAAATCGGTTACGAATCCGCCAACCTGGGTATGCAGGTTTTTGGTGGCCACGGGTTTATCTCCGAATGGGGCATGGAACAGAACGTCCGCGACGCTCGTATCGGTATGATCTACGAAGGAACAACCGGTATTCAGGCACTCGACCTGCTGGGCCGTAAGGTTCTGATGACCCAGGGCGAGGCGCTGAAGGTCTTCACCAAGCGGGTGCATATTTTCTGCAAGGAAAACGCAGACAACGAACAGCTCAAAGAGTTTGTCGAGCCTCTGCAGGCGATCAACAAGGAGTGGGGCGACCTCACCATGAAGGTCGGTATGAACGCAATGAAGAACCGCGAAGAGGTTGGTGCGGCTTCCGTGGACTACCTGATGTACTCGGGTTACGCGGTGTTCGCCTACCTGTGGGCCCGTATGGCCAAGGTGGCGCTGGACAAGATGGCCGATGGCACCAGCGAGGAAATGTTCTATAACGCCAAGGTGCAGACTGCCCGTTTCTACTTCAAGCGTATGTTGCCGCGCTCCAAGGCCCACGCCGAGACCATGCTGGCCGGCGCCGACAGCCTGATGGATATGCCGGAAGAAGCCTTCGTATTCTAA
- the bioD gene encoding dethiobiotin synthase, with product MAKKTFFVTGTDTGVGKTLVSAALLYAAKAAGLRTLAMKPVASGCERTVEGLRNEDALALQAAITESLPYDQINPVALEPAIAPHIAAVQAGKQLSAQRLIGLCRGLQMRPADIMLVEGAGGWRVPLNDRETYARVPQELGLPVIMVVPLQLGCINHALLTAEAIRADGLTVAGWVANRVVPEPMAVESENLQYLKMHMGAPLIGDLPWQTTPDAEALSKRLDVKGLFDF from the coding sequence ATGGCAAAAAAGACCTTCTTCGTAACCGGCACCGACACCGGCGTCGGTAAAACGCTGGTGTCTGCAGCACTACTTTACGCCGCCAAAGCAGCGGGGTTACGCACGCTCGCCATGAAACCGGTTGCCTCCGGTTGCGAACGAACAGTCGAGGGCTTGCGTAACGAGGATGCCCTGGCGCTTCAGGCCGCCATTACCGAAAGCTTGCCTTACGACCAGATCAATCCGGTCGCCCTGGAACCTGCCATTGCTCCCCATATTGCCGCTGTCCAGGCGGGTAAGCAGTTGTCGGCTCAGCGCCTGATTGGTCTTTGCCGCGGATTGCAGATGCGTCCGGCGGATATCATGTTGGTCGAAGGGGCCGGCGGCTGGCGGGTGCCCTTGAATGACCGCGAAACGTACGCCCGAGTCCCCCAAGAGCTAGGCTTGCCCGTCATTATGGTGGTGCCTCTGCAATTGGGGTGCATCAATCATGCGCTACTGACTGCCGAAGCTATCCGCGCCGATGGCCTGACGGTCGCAGGTTGGGTTGCGAATCGTGTCGTCCCCGAGCCCATGGCGGTCGAGTCAGAAAATCTGCAATACCTCAAGATGCACATGGGGGCCCCCTTGATTGGCGATTTGCCATGGCAGACCACACCGGACGCCGAAGCTCTATCAAAGCGCCTGGACGTTAAAGGTCTGTTTGATTTTTAG
- a CDS encoding serine/threonine protein kinase yields MSDTGESTGHPYDALTPDVLLDAMEDAGFVINGRLFPLNSYENRVYQVGIEDSPSVIAKFYRPDRWSRAQIAEEHDFSHELEAAEVPVVAPMKLANGDSIAEHQGFYFAVFPQRGGQAPDTSEPDMLWRLGQWLGQLHNLGAQRPFQERPSMDLVAGAEKNARYLTDSGLIPRDLRPAWDSLIPDLISHCRARVDEAGPVDTLRLHGDCHAGNILVRDEHMLFVDMDDCRQGPAVQDLWLLLNGDEREQSLQFSELLEGYETFREFNRRERFLIEPLRCYRQLSHAAWLARRWDDPAFPKFFPWFAQPRFWSDQVLALREQLAALQASPINLSGQY; encoded by the coding sequence ATGTCTGATACCGGAGAGTCCACCGGACACCCTTACGACGCGCTGACGCCCGACGTCCTACTGGACGCTATGGAAGACGCCGGGTTTGTCATTAACGGTCGCCTATTCCCGCTTAATAGCTACGAGAACCGAGTCTATCAAGTAGGCATCGAGGACAGCCCCTCGGTCATCGCGAAATTCTATCGTCCCGATCGCTGGAGCCGCGCCCAGATCGCCGAAGAGCATGACTTTTCCCACGAACTGGAAGCCGCCGAGGTGCCGGTAGTCGCGCCCATGAAGCTGGCCAACGGCGATTCCATCGCCGAGCACCAGGGCTTCTATTTCGCCGTTTTCCCGCAGCGCGGCGGCCAAGCCCCGGATACCAGCGAGCCGGATATGCTCTGGCGTCTTGGGCAATGGCTGGGACAATTGCACAACCTCGGTGCCCAGAGGCCGTTCCAGGAGCGACCATCCATGGATCTGGTGGCCGGCGCTGAAAAAAACGCCCGCTACCTGACCGATAGCGGCCTGATCCCCCGAGATTTACGGCCGGCCTGGGATTCGCTGATACCGGATCTGATCAGCCATTGCCGCGCGCGCGTCGATGAGGCAGGACCCGTCGACACCCTGCGCCTCCATGGCGACTGTCATGCTGGCAACATTCTGGTGCGGGACGAGCACATGCTCTTTGTGGATATGGACGACTGCCGCCAGGGCCCTGCCGTGCAGGATTTGTGGCTGTTGCTCAACGGCGACGAACGAGAGCAATCGCTGCAGTTCAGCGAATTGCTCGAAGGCTACGAAACCTTCCGCGAATTCAACCGACGAGAGCGCTTTTTGATCGAGCCCCTGCGTTGCTATCGCCAGCTCAGCCACGCCGCCTGGCTGGCCCGGCGCTGGGACGATCCGGCATTTCCCAAGTTTTTTCCCTGGTTTGCCCAGCCGCGTTTCTGGTCCGACCAAGTTTTGGCGCTACGCGAACAGCTTGCAGCGCTACAGGCTTCGCCGATAAACCTGAGTGGACAGTATTGA
- a CDS encoding DMT family transporter, producing MSASSRQLAMAGLVLTTLFWAGNALVARGTSEAIPPFALSFWRWLIPSIYLLPFTINAVMRYKTTLRRHWLQVIGLAFFSVGAYNTILYLAAQTTGAINIALVSSTMPLMIVLLSALILRILPGRLQLAGLFLAFSGVLIILTRGSLETLLQVNFNPGDLLMVLSIGSWALYSVLLKRWPLDIPLFPLLCILITIGTPMILPLYLWELQTEGGFAINLPNAAALLYVGTLPSVAAYFLWNNGIKALGPDIAGLFAYLIPVFAALIAVPILGESIEAYHAAGGGLVLAGLIAASRRSRAPAATERASP from the coding sequence GTGAGCGCATCGTCCCGGCAGCTGGCTATGGCCGGCCTGGTTCTGACCACCCTGTTCTGGGCTGGCAATGCTCTGGTTGCACGGGGCACATCGGAAGCCATTCCGCCGTTCGCACTCTCCTTCTGGCGCTGGCTTATTCCCAGCATCTACCTACTGCCATTCACCATCAACGCAGTGATGCGATACAAGACGACCCTTCGCCGCCATTGGCTCCAAGTCATTGGCTTGGCGTTCTTCAGCGTCGGCGCTTATAACACGATTCTTTACCTCGCCGCCCAGACGACCGGTGCCATCAACATCGCACTGGTCAGTTCCACCATGCCATTGATGATCGTACTGCTGTCGGCGCTCATTCTTCGTATTCTGCCGGGCCGCCTGCAATTGGCGGGTTTGTTCCTGGCCTTCAGTGGGGTGCTGATCATCCTGACCCGAGGCAGCCTGGAGACGCTGCTCCAGGTCAATTTCAATCCGGGCGACCTGCTCATGGTACTGTCGATCGGCAGCTGGGCCTTGTATTCAGTCTTGCTCAAGCGCTGGCCGCTCGATATTCCGCTGTTTCCGTTGCTTTGCATCCTGATCACTATCGGCACCCCGATGATCCTGCCGCTTTATCTCTGGGAACTGCAAACCGAAGGCGGCTTCGCCATAAATTTACCTAATGCAGCCGCCCTGCTTTATGTCGGTACGCTGCCCAGCGTCGCCGCCTACTTCCTTTGGAATAACGGCATAAAGGCCCTGGGCCCGGATATCGCCGGTCTGTTTGCCTATCTGATACCCGTTTTCGCGGCCTTGATCGCGGTACCCATACTGGGCGAATCCATCGAAGCCTACCATGCCGCCGGAGGCGGCCTGGTGCTGGCCGGACTGATTGCCGCATCGCGTCGATCAAGAGCACCGGCCGCGACCGAACGCGCATCGCCTTAA
- a CDS encoding kinase: MSDSERRYSARALLVTFFLTVVGTILVLESTGRIVHTEDKAEVPVGEFRAIYVGPREDYRMSPKPSELHAECYRGYLAIGSDTDSTLTGLLVDYKNRGVRCFAGPQPPSADSAIPDNDSNEPTE, from the coding sequence ATGAGTGATTCCGAACGCCGTTACAGCGCTCGCGCCTTGCTGGTCACGTTCTTTTTAACGGTGGTCGGTACCATTCTGGTACTCGAATCCACTGGTCGCATCGTACACACTGAAGATAAAGCCGAGGTGCCGGTTGGGGAATTTCGGGCCATCTACGTTGGCCCACGGGAAGATTACCGCATGTCGCCAAAGCCCTCTGAATTGCATGCGGAGTGCTATCGCGGCTATCTGGCCATCGGCTCAGACACCGATAGCACGCTGACCGGCCTATTGGTCGACTACAAGAACCGTGGCGTGCGATGCTTCGCGGGGCCGCAACCACCGTCCGCGGATTCAGCTATTCCGGATAATGACAGCAATGAACCCACCGAATAA
- a CDS encoding ComF family protein, which produces MINCLRALSTFIQPKVNISHITPHLCAGCLSPTRTTGLCPGCRGDLPRNDAACAHCALPLASLAAHHAQSLCGPCISQPPAFDKVLAPWLYGFPVNGLVSHFKYGKQRAFGRPLAELLAQEIANSGVNLPDCLIPVPMPSHRLRQRGFNQAEEIALWLADSLDIPVTSRVVHRKKQGETQSGLTRRQRLVNLKGAFEVIGDVPEHVALVDDVVTTAATAQELARTLKKAGARTVDVWALARTPKVPTEDL; this is translated from the coding sequence ATGATAAATTGCCTGAGGGCGCTGTCAACCTTCATTCAACCAAAGGTTAACATCTCCCATATTACCCCTCACCTTTGCGCGGGCTGTCTTAGTCCGACCCGCACGACGGGCCTCTGTCCAGGCTGCCGCGGCGATCTGCCACGCAACGATGCGGCTTGCGCCCACTGCGCCCTGCCCCTGGCTTCCTTGGCGGCACACCATGCGCAGTCGCTCTGCGGCCCCTGTATCAGTCAGCCGCCGGCTTTCGATAAAGTTCTCGCCCCCTGGCTGTACGGCTTTCCCGTCAACGGGCTGGTTAGTCACTTCAAGTACGGTAAGCAGCGGGCGTTCGGTCGGCCATTGGCGGAACTTCTGGCCCAGGAAATCGCAAATTCCGGGGTAAACCTACCCGACTGCCTGATTCCCGTCCCCATGCCGTCGCATCGCCTGCGACAACGCGGCTTTAATCAGGCGGAGGAGATTGCCCTCTGGCTGGCTGACAGCCTCGATATCCCGGTGACTTCCCGGGTTGTTCACCGTAAAAAGCAAGGCGAGACCCAATCCGGCCTGACCCGGCGGCAGCGTCTGGTTAATCTGAAAGGTGCTTTCGAAGTCATTGGCGATGTACCCGAGCATGTGGCATTGGTGGATGACGTTGTGACGACGGCAGCCACCGCTCAGGAACTGGCCCGAACGTTGAAAAAGGCAGGCGCTCGAACGGTTGACGTATGGGCGCTGGCCAGAACGCCTAAGGTGCCCACCGAAGACCTGTAA